In the Desulfurispira natronophila genome, TTCCAGTCTTCTTCAGTAGCGACCTTGGTCTGATCGGGGCAAATTTTTACCGTTTGTGAGCAACCGCGAATTTCCACTTTCTTTTTTTCCAGCTCTGCACACAGTTTGGGGAGAATTTCGCCGGCGATATCCTTGTGCACCAAAAGCGTTTCCATGGCATTGCAGACACCCGGGCGCTGCACCTTGGAGTTTATGGCAATCTGGTGGGCCATTTTGTGATCTGCTTTTGCATCAAGGTAGACGTGGCACAGTCCCTTGTCGTGCTTGACCACTGGAATGCGTGAGTGCTCGGTAACAAAGCCGATAAGGCCTTCACCACCACGGGGAACCACCAGATCTATATGCTGGTCGAGCTGCAACAACTCTTCCATTAGATTGCGATCAGGGTCTTCAACAATAGTGACCAGTTCTGGCGGCAACTTCATTTCAGAAAGAGCGTGCTTAAGAGACCTGCCTATGGCGGTTACAGAGTGGATGGCCTCTTTTCCACCTCGCAATATGCAGGCGTTGCCAGACATCAGGCACAGACCAGCGGCATCGCTGGCTACATTGGGACGGGACTCAAAGATTATCATGACAACGCCTATGGGAACACGCATCTTGGCGATCTCCAGGCCATTGTCCAGTATCTTGAAATCGTATTTTTCACCTACGGGATCCTGGGACTGAGCAATCTGTCGCAGGGAACTGGCCATATCCTGTATACGCTCAGGATTCAATAGCAGGCGGTCAAGCAGAGCGTTGGACAGTCCGGCCTTGCGCCCATCAGCCATGTCCTGCTGGTTGCCTTCAAGTATGGACTCACTGTGTGAGATAAGGTGATCTGCCATTTTATTGAGCAAGTTACGCTTCTGCACACCGGTTAATGTTGCCAGGGTATGCTTGGCACTTTTGGCACTGGTTGCGTATCGAAGTGCTGGACTACTCATGAACATCTCCTCGTATCATTAGGTGTACAGAAC is a window encoding:
- a CDS encoding glutamate-5-semialdehyde dehydrogenase is translated as MSSPALRYATSAKSAKHTLATLTGVQKRNLLNKMADHLISHSESILEGNQQDMADGRKAGLSNALLDRLLLNPERIQDMASSLRQIAQSQDPVGEKYDFKILDNGLEIAKMRVPIGVVMIIFESRPNVASDAAGLCLMSGNACILRGGKEAIHSVTAIGRSLKHALSEMKLPPELVTIVEDPDRNLMEELLQLDQHIDLVVPRGGEGLIGFVTEHSRIPVVKHDKGLCHVYLDAKADHKMAHQIAINSKVQRPGVCNAMETLLVHKDIAGEILPKLCAELEKKKVEIRGCSQTVKICPDQTKVATEEDWNTEYLDLILNLRIVESFEQAIEHIRQYGSGHSEAIVTDDYQRARQFQTQVDAAAVYVNASTRFTDGGQFGMGAEIGISTQKLHCRGPMGLRDLTSSKYIINGSGHIR